A genomic stretch from Candidatus Methanomassiliicoccus intestinalis Issoire-Mx1 includes:
- a CDS encoding InlB B-repeat-containing protein: MEKNNKMIAAVIVVLVILLAVVGALYATGNLGGGGGDEKLTVSFVDGDSELSNVDIDKNSYVTEPAAPTKEGYIFAGWYSDSACTKEFDFKNTKITENTKIYAKFVANDEKFTVSFNTNGGSSIASQTINAGEKVTKPADPTKANNKFAGWYCDSALTQPYDFSSQVLSSFTLYAKWTAESGTYTVTFNSNGGSAVPAQTVKAGEKAVKPANPTKSGYSFSGWYSDASLITQYDFNSAVNADITLCAKWTSNGGGGGGGPVTPTTYTVTFCNNNETYATVSGITSGTSLGDKMPAIPSNPGYAFLGWADDSGNAFTETNIVNGNKTVSAQWSIEIVKSDTTTDPNNPVAKVEIADDDAAKKLVNDAKAETILIDADISDDTTLPIQISKEDLSKLNTAMADSTVNSLEFKTKDGSVTLDSATISALVTGTSEGSNDNIIIKVENVSNDSTANAAKIGDNPLIDVSITNGTKEIDLPEGSKITVKINAEDLGITDLNNCKIFYVTDAGIIEESFKHTVFGNIITFETSHNSYYAIVEPDGLLESTITTANNWLKEANLNELFEFKQDTIDLTNVSLIINADKVFGDSNALQTVKPEAFNGFLTNFGKFVNAVYGNTEVAVKVNDIRGNITNTNTLYANNNINADGVKGFILDFGYGLFELIGNMTSDGSDHYKFKDIDVTIGESDPFNLSIVFTGSGMDKIQSFAKTIADHISMNNISDKVTITLTAPDALMNSVYNKVSQPGNNSSPDETKILVWVLFNCYLNLEGVLDNIADLNVSDVFGSENDAVERLISIFYSNSSLINKVIDEIISIEYYCPDALNETLSEYISKYDLSEFSDTCAGTCEGHDLLINPANFTMGSNGWNSFIVAISSMFSQEALATNPGNFYIGDGKYQIDVKVTLGLEELGLGNVPVEFTLILDIFDENIDELVANYVPQS, from the coding sequence ATGGAAAAAAACAACAAGATGATTGCAGCAGTAATCGTAGTCTTGGTTATATTGCTGGCAGTCGTCGGCGCCCTTTACGCCACGGGTAACCTTGGCGGGGGGGGGGGAGATGAAAAACTAACCGTTTCCTTCGTCGACGGCGACAGCGAGCTGTCAAATGTAGACATTGATAAGAACTCATATGTCACAGAACCGGCAGCACCGACCAAGGAAGGTTACATCTTCGCAGGCTGGTATTCAGACTCAGCATGCACAAAGGAATTTGATTTTAAGAATACTAAGATAACTGAGAACACTAAGATCTATGCTAAGTTTGTAGCAAATGATGAAAAGTTCACAGTTTCATTCAATACTAACGGCGGATCAAGCATTGCTTCTCAAACAATCAACGCAGGAGAGAAAGTAACAAAACCAGCTGATCCGACAAAAGCAAACAATAAATTTGCAGGCTGGTACTGCGATTCAGCATTGACTCAGCCTTATGATTTCAGCAGTCAGGTATTATCAAGCTTTACATTATATGCAAAGTGGACTGCAGAATCAGGAACTTATACAGTAACGTTTAACAGCAACGGAGGAAGCGCAGTTCCTGCTCAGACAGTAAAAGCAGGAGAGAAAGCAGTTAAACCAGCTAACCCTACTAAATCAGGATATTCATTCTCAGGCTGGTACTCAGACGCTTCACTTATAACTCAATATGATTTCAATTCAGCAGTAAATGCAGATATAACTCTCTGCGCCAAATGGACTTCTAACGGAGGAGGAGGCGGAGGAGGACCAGTTACACCTACAACTTATACTGTAACATTCTGCAATAATAATGAAACATATGCTACAGTTTCTGGCATCACATCCGGAACTTCCTTAGGCGACAAAATGCCCGCAATTCCATCTAACCCAGGTTATGCTTTCTTAGGATGGGCTGATGACTCAGGAAATGCTTTCACAGAAACCAATATAGTGAACGGTAACAAAACTGTATCTGCTCAGTGGTCAATCGAGATTGTTAAATCAGACACAACCACTGATCCGAACAACCCTGTAGCAAAAGTGGAAATCGCGGATGACGATGCAGCAAAAAAGTTAGTGAATGATGCCAAGGCAGAAACAATCTTAATTGATGCTGATATAAGTGATGACACTACATTGCCTATTCAGATTTCAAAAGAGGATCTGTCAAAGTTGAATACTGCTATGGCTGATTCTACAGTAAACTCATTAGAATTCAAGACTAAAGACGGCAGCGTGACACTTGATTCTGCTACAATATCTGCGTTAGTAACAGGCACCAGCGAAGGTTCTAATGACAATATTATTATCAAAGTAGAAAATGTATCTAATGATTCTACCGCCAACGCTGCTAAAATTGGAGATAATCCTTTAATTGATGTTTCAATAACCAATGGCACTAAAGAAATTGATTTGCCAGAGGGCAGTAAAATCACAGTAAAGATCAATGCAGAGGATCTAGGCATAACCGATCTTAATAATTGTAAAATCTTCTATGTCACTGATGCTGGAATAATCGAAGAGAGCTTTAAGCACACAGTCTTTGGTAATATAATCACCTTCGAGACATCTCATAACTCCTACTATGCTATAGTTGAACCTGATGGACTTCTCGAATCTACAATAACGACAGCAAACAACTGGCTTAAAGAAGCAAACTTGAATGAATTATTCGAGTTCAAACAAGATACTATCGATCTTACTAACGTCAGCTTAATAATCAACGCTGACAAAGTGTTTGGAGATAGCAATGCATTACAAACTGTGAAACCTGAAGCATTTAACGGGTTCTTAACAAACTTTGGAAAGTTTGTCAATGCAGTGTATGGTAACACTGAAGTGGCCGTTAAGGTTAATGACATTAGAGGAAATATCACAAATACAAATACCTTATATGCTAATAACAATATAAATGCAGATGGTGTAAAAGGATTCATATTGGACTTTGGATATGGTTTGTTCGAGCTAATCGGTAATATGACATCTGATGGGTCAGATCATTATAAATTCAAAGATATTGATGTTACCATTGGAGAATCAGATCCATTTAATTTATCGATTGTATTTACTGGTTCAGGGATGGACAAAATACAATCATTTGCAAAAACAATTGCTGATCATATATCGATGAATAACATATCTGATAAGGTTACGATTACACTTACTGCACCAGATGCTTTGATGAATTCTGTTTATAATAAAGTTAGCCAACCTGGTAATAATTCATCGCCTGATGAGACTAAAATCCTGGTTTGGGTGCTCTTTAATTGCTATTTGAATTTGGAGGGTGTTTTAGATAATATTGCTGACCTAAATGTATCGGATGTATTTGGATCAGAAAACGATGCAGTCGAAAGACTTATTTCAATATTTTATTCAAATTCTAGTTTAATAAATAAAGTTATTGATGAAATAATATCTATTGAGTACTATTGTCCAGATGCTCTTAATGAAACTTTATCTGAATATATATCAAAATATGATTTGAGCGAGTTTTCAGATACTTGTGCTGGTACATGTGAGGGACATGATCTATTAATTAATCCTGCTAACTTTACTATGGGGTCTAATGGCTGGAACAGCTTTATTGTAGCAATATCGTCTATGTTTTCACAAGAGGCCTTAGCTACTAATCCAGGAAACTTCTACATAGGAGACGGAAAATATCAGATTGATGTGAAAGTAACTTTAGGGCTTGAAGAGTTAGGACTAGGAAATGTGCCTGTGGAATTTACATTGATTTTAGATATATTTGATGAAAATATCGATGAGTTGGTAGCTAACTATGTGCCTCAAAGTTAA
- a CDS encoding MATE family efflux transporter: MTNPLSKDFNYKSLLMFALPTAIMMVVVSLYTIVDGIFIARYVGSNALASINIVSPFYSAILAIGVMLGTGGSAIIAKRMGEGVIEKARKNFSMIVLTGFIAGVVISVVGLVFLDPLIYLLGSSDLLFGYCKDYLQILLVFMPAFILQVMFQTLFVTAGKPKLGLTLIVGAGVLNIILDYVFIVVMELGVAGAALGTSVGFMLPAVVGVGYFLTKRNNLHFTKPDADWRALSKTCTNGSSEMVTNLANGIMVFLFNYQMMKYVGEDGVAAITTVLYAQFIFTAIYFGFSTGVAPILSYNYGSGNTERLRKVFKMSITTIVILSVSAFVLAMILAPTITNIFLQEGTYAHDLAISGFYIFAVEFLFCGVNVYASAFFTALSNGKVSAFISLMRTFVFIAIAVLVLPIYMGLDGVWIAVPLAEFLTIWISIYLIKSSGYTRAPKTQTVSS; the protein is encoded by the coding sequence ATGACCAACCCGCTTTCAAAAGATTTTAATTACAAATCATTGTTGATGTTTGCCCTGCCTACAGCAATAATGATGGTTGTCGTTTCACTGTACACCATAGTAGACGGCATATTCATAGCAAGATATGTGGGCTCAAATGCTCTCGCTTCAATTAACATAGTCAGTCCGTTCTACTCAGCAATCCTGGCCATAGGAGTAATGCTGGGTACGGGAGGAAGCGCCATAATCGCCAAGAGAATGGGAGAAGGAGTTATCGAAAAAGCAAGAAAGAACTTCTCCATGATAGTTCTGACAGGCTTCATTGCAGGCGTAGTCATATCCGTAGTCGGACTAGTCTTCCTTGATCCCCTGATATATCTGCTGGGTTCAAGCGACTTGCTGTTTGGATACTGTAAAGACTATCTGCAGATCCTGCTGGTCTTCATGCCTGCATTTATCTTGCAGGTGATGTTTCAGACCCTCTTCGTAACCGCCGGCAAACCTAAGTTAGGTCTAACCCTAATAGTAGGAGCAGGAGTTCTGAATATCATTCTGGACTATGTCTTCATTGTCGTCATGGAACTGGGAGTAGCAGGTGCAGCCCTCGGAACTTCAGTCGGATTCATGCTGCCTGCAGTAGTGGGCGTAGGATATTTCCTGACTAAAAGGAATAATCTGCACTTCACTAAACCTGATGCCGACTGGCGTGCACTGAGCAAAACATGCACCAACGGCTCATCAGAAATGGTGACCAACCTGGCAAACGGAATAATGGTGTTCCTCTTCAACTATCAGATGATGAAGTACGTGGGAGAAGACGGCGTGGCTGCTATCACTACAGTCCTGTACGCGCAATTCATCTTCACGGCAATATACTTCGGATTCTCTACAGGAGTGGCGCCCATTCTGAGTTACAACTATGGCAGCGGCAACACTGAACGCTTGAGAAAGGTATTCAAGATGAGCATTACGACAATTGTCATACTGTCGGTAAGCGCATTCGTTCTGGCAATGATACTTGCTCCTACGATTACGAACATCTTCCTTCAGGAAGGAACCTATGCTCACGATTTGGCGATAAGCGGATTTTACATATTCGCTGTAGAGTTCCTGTTCTGCGGAGTGAATGTTTACGCTAGTGCATTCTTCACTGCCCTTTCAAACGGAAAGGTATCAGCATTCATATCGCTGATGAGAACATTCGTGTTCATCGCCATTGCAGTCCTTGTGCTTCCAATATACATGGGACTGGACGGCGTCTGGATAGCAGTGCCCCTGGCAGAGTTCCTGACAATCTGGATATCGATATATCTGATAAAGAGCAGCGGATATACAAGAGCGCCAAAAACACAAACTGTTTCCAGCTGA
- a CDS encoding nitroreductase family protein, whose amino-acid sequence MELIEAIEKRHSVRSYTDKKIEGEVLSELHAEVASCNKESGLHIQLVTDDPEAFSGFKAHYGKFSNVKNYIGLIGKKEEGLDEKIGYYGERIVLKAQQLGLNTCWVALTYSKRKSKCVIEKGEKQVCVIALGYGATEGVPHKSKPFDSLCKIENDETPEWFKNGMDAAMLAPTAINQQKFRFTLSGNSVNAESMGGPYSKVDLGIVKYHFEAGAGTDNFKWGSLDI is encoded by the coding sequence ATGGAACTGATTGAAGCAATTGAGAAGAGACACTCTGTGAGAAGTTACACAGACAAAAAGATCGAAGGAGAAGTACTGTCAGAACTTCATGCTGAAGTTGCATCCTGCAATAAAGAGAGCGGTCTGCATATCCAGCTTGTTACTGATGACCCGGAAGCATTCAGCGGTTTCAAAGCTCATTACGGGAAATTCAGCAATGTGAAGAACTACATAGGCCTGATCGGAAAGAAAGAAGAGGGCTTGGATGAAAAGATAGGGTACTATGGAGAAAGGATTGTTCTAAAGGCGCAACAACTGGGACTGAATACATGCTGGGTAGCTTTGACATACAGCAAGAGAAAAAGCAAATGTGTTATCGAAAAAGGAGAAAAACAAGTCTGCGTGATAGCTCTCGGATACGGTGCAACTGAGGGAGTTCCTCATAAAAGCAAGCCTTTCGATTCATTGTGTAAAATTGAGAATGACGAAACACCAGAGTGGTTCAAAAACGGCATGGATGCCGCCATGCTTGCTCCTACGGCAATCAATCAGCAGAAATTCCGCTTCACTCTTTCGGGAAACTCTGTAAATGCCGAGTCGATGGGAGGCCCTTACTCAAAGGTCGACTTGGGAATAGTGAAGTATCACTTTGAAGCAGGCGCAGGCACTGACAACTTTAAATGGGGCAGTCTTGACATTTAA
- a CDS encoding 2-oxoacid:acceptor oxidoreductase family protein — protein MSQISRDTIEVRFHGRGGQGAVIASEILAKAAIREGLYASAFPSFGVERRGAPVSAFCRISDKEIRTHASIYEPDYVVVLDQGLIKLTNVLQGMKEDGTAIVNTSKTAAELGLPENTVTFDATSAALKFGLGSQTAPIVNTAILGAFARVCNAVSMSSIIDCIKSSVPAKREENAAAAEFAYGGVA, from the coding sequence TTGTCGCAGATTTCCAGGGATACTATAGAAGTAAGATTTCACGGCAGGGGCGGCCAGGGAGCCGTCATAGCTTCAGAAATACTGGCAAAAGCAGCAATCAGAGAAGGACTGTATGCCTCGGCGTTTCCCAGTTTCGGAGTAGAAAGGAGAGGAGCACCGGTTTCAGCGTTCTGCCGCATATCTGATAAAGAAATAAGAACGCATGCCAGCATTTACGAGCCTGATTATGTCGTAGTTCTTGATCAGGGACTGATTAAGCTCACAAACGTGCTGCAGGGCATGAAAGAAGACGGCACAGCAATAGTAAATACGTCTAAAACAGCAGCAGAGCTTGGTCTGCCGGAAAATACAGTCACTTTTGATGCTACGTCAGCAGCCTTGAAGTTCGGATTGGGAAGCCAGACAGCACCTATCGTCAATACTGCAATTCTCGGAGCTTTTGCACGCGTGTGTAACGCTGTCTCTATGAGTTCCATCATAGACTGCATAAAAAGCTCAGTGCCAGCTAAAAGAGAAGAAAATGCTGCAGCGGCAGAATTTGCATACGGGGGCGTGGCATGA
- a CDS encoding 4Fe-4S dicluster domain-containing protein produces MNFRDLPGMPVARQSTESMMTGEWRTIRPVLNKDLCDRCYHCWAFCPDVSVIVEEEGSFPKVDLNHCKGCGICSVECSKQAITMVREDL; encoded by the coding sequence ATGAACTTTAGAGACCTGCCGGGCATGCCGGTTGCCAGACAAAGCACGGAAAGCATGATGACCGGAGAATGGCGAACAATCAGACCGGTGCTGAATAAGGATCTCTGCGACCGCTGCTATCACTGCTGGGCCTTCTGCCCCGATGTCAGCGTCATTGTTGAAGAGGAAGGGTCATTTCCAAAAGTAGATCTGAATCACTGCAAAGGCTGCGGAATCTGTTCGGTGGAATGTTCCAAGCAGGCGATCACAATGGTGAGGGAAGACTTATGA
- a CDS encoding transketolase C-terminal domain-containing protein: MIEASTGNYAAAKAAKLARADVVAVYPITPQTTISEYVASMVQSGEMNAEFLLMESEHSAMSALIGASTIGARTFTATSSHGLALMHEMLMWAVGARTPVVMPVAARAIGGPWNIWGDHQDAISERDTGWLQFFCENNQEVLDTILMAYRVAEDREVMLPAMVVEDGFVLSHTVERIDIPDQEEVDAYLPKYNPEFSADTSNPMRFGGLVTPDLWTEFRYRIAESHEISREKLKAAEKDFEKIFGRSYGSPVETYRCEDADAVLIAAGAVAGTAKEVADQLRKEGKKVGVARIRVFRPFPSEEIRKLVASVPSVGVLDKSYTFGDGGAMFNEVRSAAGTLEIGSYIAGLGGRDVPPKVLVKIFNDILKKNRGTVWADLKGGDLDD; encoded by the coding sequence ATGATTGAAGCGTCTACAGGCAATTATGCAGCAGCAAAGGCTGCAAAGCTGGCCAGAGCGGATGTTGTCGCTGTCTACCCCATTACGCCGCAGACCACCATTTCCGAGTATGTAGCTTCAATGGTTCAGTCTGGAGAGATGAATGCAGAGTTCCTGCTGATGGAGAGCGAGCATTCAGCCATGTCTGCATTGATAGGGGCTTCGACTATCGGGGCAAGAACATTCACGGCTACTTCTTCTCACGGATTGGCACTGATGCATGAAATGCTCATGTGGGCGGTAGGAGCGCGGACTCCGGTTGTGATGCCTGTGGCGGCAAGGGCCATCGGAGGACCCTGGAACATCTGGGGAGATCATCAGGATGCAATTTCAGAAAGAGACACGGGATGGCTGCAGTTCTTCTGCGAAAATAACCAGGAAGTGCTGGACACGATTCTCATGGCTTACAGGGTTGCAGAAGACAGGGAAGTGATGCTGCCGGCAATGGTTGTCGAGGACGGCTTCGTTCTCTCACATACGGTAGAAAGAATAGACATTCCAGACCAGGAGGAGGTAGATGCATACCTCCCGAAATACAATCCAGAGTTCTCTGCCGACACCTCCAACCCGATGAGATTCGGCGGGCTTGTCACTCCGGACCTGTGGACTGAGTTCAGGTACCGCATAGCAGAATCCCATGAGATTTCAAGAGAGAAGCTCAAGGCGGCAGAGAAAGATTTTGAAAAGATATTCGGCAGAAGCTACGGCAGTCCTGTAGAAACCTACCGCTGCGAGGATGCAGATGCCGTACTGATAGCTGCAGGCGCAGTGGCAGGAACGGCAAAGGAAGTAGCAGACCAGCTCAGAAAGGAAGGAAAAAAGGTTGGAGTAGCAAGAATACGCGTATTCAGACCGTTTCCGTCTGAGGAAATAAGAAAGCTTGTCGCCTCAGTGCCGTCCGTGGGAGTCTTGGACAAGAGCTACACCTTCGGCGACGGCGGAGCGATGTTTAATGAAGTCAGGTCTGCAGCCGGAACTCTGGAGATTGGAAGTTATATCGCAGGCCTCGGGGGAAGAGATGTGCCTCCGAAAGTTCTGGTTAAAATTTTTAATGATATTTTAAAGAAAAACAGAGGAACCGTCTGGGCGGACCTCAAAGGAGGAGATCTTGATGACTGA
- a CDS encoding alpha/beta fold hydrolase, translating to MEEFTLKADDGLDLSIALFEIENPAAIVQIIHGMKEHKERYYDFIHFLNETGFSVVISDNRGHGKSLNDKFPLGHMEGCDQIIKDQYLITKYMKERYPGKKLYLIGHSFGSLLARCYLQQHDDEIDKLVLSGTVGYIKFINSGKRLGKIISFFKGSDGHSKILQNTVDGDDDTWICSDPEVMEAYRNDRLCSGYKYTNSANVTVIEGVAQLHDYNKYQCRNPDLKILSISGEEDPVTKGEEGLEDSMESLRKIGYKNITKIVYPKMKHEVLNEIGKEKVYEDVKNFLL from the coding sequence ATGGAAGAATTTACACTTAAAGCAGATGACGGCTTGGATTTATCAATAGCCCTCTTTGAAATAGAAAATCCTGCGGCAATCGTTCAGATAATTCATGGAATGAAGGAGCACAAGGAGAGATATTACGATTTTATACATTTTTTAAATGAAACCGGTTTCAGCGTGGTTATCTCAGACAACAGGGGCCATGGAAAATCACTGAATGATAAATTTCCCCTGGGACACATGGAAGGATGCGATCAGATCATCAAAGATCAATATCTGATTACAAAATACATGAAAGAAAGATATCCTGGAAAGAAACTGTATTTGATAGGACACTCTTTCGGATCTCTGCTGGCAAGATGTTATTTACAGCAGCATGATGATGAAATAGACAAACTTGTCCTGAGCGGCACTGTAGGATATATAAAGTTCATAAATTCTGGAAAGAGGCTGGGAAAGATCATTTCATTCTTCAAAGGAAGCGACGGCCACAGCAAAATCCTGCAGAATACAGTCGATGGAGACGATGATACCTGGATCTGCTCAGACCCGGAAGTCATGGAAGCCTACAGAAATGATAGGTTATGCAGCGGCTACAAGTATACCAACAGCGCCAATGTGACAGTTATTGAAGGAGTGGCGCAGCTTCATGATTATAACAAGTATCAATGCAGAAATCCAGATTTGAAAATTCTCAGCATATCCGGAGAAGAGGATCCGGTCACCAAAGGAGAAGAGGGTCTGGAAGATTCAATGGAATCGCTGAGAAAGATAGGCTACAAAAATATCACAAAAATTGTGTATCCAAAGATGAAACATGAAGTTCTGAATGAAATAGGAAAAGAAAAGGTATACGAGGATGTTAAGAACTTTCTTTTATAA
- a CDS encoding glutamate--tRNA ligase, whose product MSADLREIVRKYALQNAALHKGSANPKAVVGKVMGEVPELRSRSKEVSAAAEEICAELCGMDLDDIITETESINPDLLKKTKSEKKDVMIDLPNTENGVVMRMAPGPSGPLHIGHTRVAIINDYYVKKYKGKYINRLEDTNPEKIDPDAYKMIPEDLEWLGVHVDETVIQSDRFEIYYDIARKLIDMGQAYVCTCNGDDWRKLKEQKKACPCRSQSPEEAHELFDKMLAHGFGEGEAVLVVKTDLDHPNPAVRDFVGLRINDTAVHPRTGTRYVVYPMMNLSVAVDDHLLGLTHVIRGKDHLNNTIRQEYIFKYFGWKKPWYHHYGFVKIPDSILKTSTVGAGIKNGEYTGWDDVRLGTVRAIAKRGIQSDAIRNYWLDVGMKDVDIEFSWDNLYAFNRQILDPVTDRYFFVDNPEVIEIKGVDSLKECAPLHPDHPERGVRDSVITAPIKVCMTPEDVKGFQERGTVRLKDLCNLKWENGEAVYTGTDHSVLKEGVKISHWAPVDGKDCEILMPDGTVKKGICEDIRKEDLGKVVQFERFGFARIGKMGDKIEAYFTQ is encoded by the coding sequence ATGTCCGCAGATTTAAGAGAAATCGTGAGAAAATATGCATTGCAGAACGCGGCACTGCATAAAGGCAGCGCGAACCCGAAAGCAGTTGTAGGAAAAGTAATGGGAGAAGTTCCTGAACTCCGCTCCCGTTCAAAAGAAGTTTCAGCTGCAGCGGAAGAAATCTGCGCTGAACTCTGCGGAATGGATCTTGATGACATTATAACAGAGACGGAGAGCATCAACCCAGATCTGCTGAAGAAGACCAAGAGCGAAAAGAAAGACGTGATGATAGATCTGCCTAATACAGAAAACGGCGTAGTCATGCGTATGGCTCCCGGTCCTTCAGGCCCCCTGCACATCGGACATACGAGAGTCGCCATCATCAACGATTACTATGTCAAGAAATACAAGGGTAAATACATCAACCGCCTGGAAGATACCAACCCGGAAAAAATTGATCCAGATGCTTACAAGATGATCCCGGAGGACCTGGAATGGCTGGGCGTGCATGTGGATGAGACTGTGATTCAAAGCGACCGCTTTGAAATCTATTATGACATTGCCAGAAAACTTATCGATATGGGCCAGGCGTATGTATGCACCTGCAACGGTGACGACTGGAGAAAACTGAAAGAGCAGAAGAAAGCCTGCCCCTGCCGTTCCCAATCTCCTGAGGAAGCTCATGAACTGTTCGACAAAATGCTTGCGCACGGTTTCGGCGAGGGAGAAGCAGTTTTAGTAGTCAAGACAGATCTGGACCATCCTAATCCTGCTGTCAGAGACTTTGTGGGTCTGAGAATTAACGACACGGCAGTTCACCCGCGTACAGGCACAAGATATGTGGTGTACCCGATGATGAATTTGTCCGTGGCTGTGGATGACCACCTTTTAGGTCTGACGCATGTCATCAGAGGAAAAGATCATCTCAATAATACAATCAGACAAGAATACATCTTCAAATACTTCGGCTGGAAGAAACCCTGGTATCACCACTATGGTTTTGTAAAAATTCCTGATTCGATTTTGAAGACTTCCACTGTCGGTGCTGGAATTAAAAACGGAGAATATACCGGCTGGGATGATGTCAGGCTCGGCACAGTAAGAGCAATTGCAAAAAGAGGCATTCAGTCAGATGCCATACGCAATTACTGGCTCGATGTGGGTATGAAAGATGTTGACATAGAATTTTCCTGGGATAACTTATATGCATTCAACAGGCAGATTTTAGATCCCGTTACTGACCGTTACTTCTTTGTTGACAATCCGGAAGTTATTGAGATCAAGGGCGTTGATTCTCTGAAAGAGTGTGCACCCTTGCACCCCGATCATCCAGAAAGGGGCGTGAGAGATTCTGTGATCACCGCACCAATAAAAGTCTGCATGACCCCTGAAGATGTGAAAGGATTTCAGGAAAGGGGCACTGTCAGGCTTAAGGACCTGTGTAATCTCAAATGGGAAAACGGAGAAGCGGTATACACAGGTACGGATCACAGTGTACTAAAAGAAGGAGTGAAGATATCCCACTGGGCCCCTGTTGACGGCAAGGACTGTGAGATCCTCATGCCTGACGGAACGGTCAAAAAGGGAATCTGTGAAGATATACGCAAAGAAGATCTGGGCAAAGTGGTGCAGTTCGAAAGATTCGGCTTTGCCAGGATCGGCAAAATGGGTGACAAGATCGAAGCTTACTTTACACAGTAA
- a CDS encoding UbiD family decarboxylase, with protein sequence MAFRDLLAQMSGMRVINEDVPLEYEVSRILSQDQELPVSFTNLSGMRAAGNVWSDRGRIAEALGTTKENLVRYILDAMASPQETTLASDVPFRDQVLTEFDLTKLPIPKYFPNDAGRYITSAVAAAEYEGKKNVSFHRMMLYDKSSFALRLVPRHLYTMWKKAQAKGEDLPVAFSMGLSPSVLLAAATSTDYMADEMNIASALEKKATGKPLALAELDGGLKVPAEAEIVFEGRITSEMVEEGPFMDITGTYDSIRPAPIFKVDKLYMRNDPIFHLLLPGGYEHYMLMGLPREPIIYRTVNQVVPNVHAVRLTEGGCCWLHGVVSITKNKEGDGMNAAMAAFSGHPSMKKVTVVDADIDIFNDREVEWAEATRFQASRSLLVVNNAAGSSLDPSAHGTTSKVAIDATKPFGEKGYDRAVL encoded by the coding sequence ATGGCATTTAGAGATCTCTTGGCGCAGATGAGCGGCATGCGCGTGATTAATGAGGATGTACCTTTAGAATATGAAGTCTCTAGAATCCTGTCTCAGGATCAGGAGCTTCCAGTATCCTTCACAAATCTGTCTGGAATGAGGGCTGCAGGAAATGTCTGGAGCGACAGAGGGAGAATCGCCGAAGCACTTGGTACAACAAAAGAGAACCTGGTGCGCTACATTCTGGATGCCATGGCTTCTCCTCAGGAGACTACATTAGCTTCTGATGTCCCTTTCAGGGATCAGGTATTGACGGAATTCGATCTGACGAAGCTTCCGATTCCGAAATATTTTCCCAATGATGCAGGACGGTACATAACCTCTGCAGTAGCTGCTGCTGAATACGAAGGAAAAAAGAACGTATCATTTCACAGAATGATGCTTTATGACAAGAGCTCATTTGCGTTACGCTTAGTTCCCCGCCATCTTTATACGATGTGGAAGAAAGCTCAGGCAAAGGGAGAAGATCTGCCTGTAGCATTTTCGATGGGGTTATCCCCGTCTGTTCTCCTTGCCGCCGCCACATCTACTGATTACATGGCTGATGAGATGAACATTGCTTCTGCATTGGAGAAAAAGGCCACCGGCAAACCGCTTGCTCTTGCTGAACTTGACGGCGGTCTGAAGGTTCCCGCCGAAGCGGAAATAGTCTTTGAAGGCCGTATTACCTCTGAAATGGTTGAAGAAGGACCTTTCATGGACATTACCGGTACATACGATTCAATCAGGCCTGCTCCGATATTTAAAGTGGATAAACTGTACATGAGAAATGATCCAATCTTTCATCTTCTTCTTCCGGGAGGTTATGAGCACTATATGCTCATGGGTCTGCCTAGAGAACCGATAATCTACCGCACTGTGAATCAGGTGGTGCCGAATGTTCATGCAGTACGCCTCACTGAAGGGGGCTGCTGCTGGCTTCACGGCGTGGTTTCAATCACCAAGAACAAAGAAGGCGATGGAATGAATGCCGCCATGGCTGCTTTTTCAGGCCATCCATCTATGAAAAAAGTGACTGTTGTTGATGCAGATATAGACATCTTTAACGACAGAGAAGTGGAATGGGCAGAAGCTACAAGATTCCAGGCCTCAAGATCTCTTCTGGTAGTGAACAATGCCGCCGGTTCCTCTCTGGATCCCAGCGCTCACGGCACGACTTCTAAAGTTGCCATTGATGCTACCAAGCCGTTTGGTGAAAAGGGCTACGACCGGGCTGTTCTTTGA